A segment of the Spodoptera frugiperda isolate SF20-4 chromosome 29, AGI-APGP_CSIRO_Sfru_2.0, whole genome shotgun sequence genome:
GTTGTCAACATTGTACATTATCACGTTCACTACTGGAAAAAGCTTTATCTTTAGAAAATAAGGAAAGAGATCTAATGCTAATGCATGAATTGTTAGATGAAAAACTTATGGAAATCAAAAATAATAGATGCTGTAAATCAAAAACAGATTTAAAAGTAGCGAGTAAATTAAAGAATACCGTAAAAAAACTCCACCGTGTAGTTACTGCGACGAAACGGCTAAATGAAGATATCCGGTGTAAAACAAAAGTTGAGACGTGTGCCGGATGTGAAAACAAGAGGCAGGAATTGTATGAACAAATCCAAACGATGTTGCAACGCCTGCAAACTTGCCAAGGTCCATGTTTATGCGGCGAAAAGGCTTTAGGTACTCATAATTTGAAACAACCCAAAGTTAAGATGAAACGAAAACATACGTGCGGcgtaaaaaatattctcaagAAAATCATATGtaagatattttacaaaaagaaaacaaaatgtcgttACAAGGAATGTAATTCAAGTAAtgatactattaaaaaaacgttaaagCAGAAAAAGCAACCAAAAACCAAgaaaccaaaaaaaattaagaaatatttatcaagCTGTGAAGACCTCCAGGAAAAAATGGAAGGAAAAAGGCATGGCTTGAAAATATCTAATACATGTTATGAGGGGAATGAGAAATCGATTAAGGTAATCAAAGATAAGAAACAACGCTTTAAGAAATATTCATCAAAAAATGATGTAGATGAAAATACCACCTCAAAAACCAAagataaaaagaagaaaaaagaatcGAAAGAAAAACGATCAAAGAAGGACAAAGATAAAAAGCGTTCCCGGAAATCGAAAGAGAAATTATCAAAGAAGACCAAAGGTAGAAAACGTTCCTCGCAATCGGAATCGGAAGAAGAATCAGCAAAGAAGACCAAAGGTAGAAAAGATCGCTCGAAATCGGAATCATCAAAGAAGACCGGATCAGAATCGGAAAAAGATTCACCGAAGGATCCAAAAAAACGGAAAAGTTTAGGTAAATCATTGACAAAGTCAATGAAGAAAACGAAGCGCCGCCTTAAGGACTTTAGtgaaaatattgacaaaaagaATAAAAGCTTCATTTCAGGTGACCCTTGCGGATTATGTATTCCTCCTGGCATTTGTCGAGACTTAATAGGAACGCCTCCGATATGGATTCCTATACGTACAAACTGTAAAAATTCATCTGCTCGGGCGATATTTAAACAACTGCTGATATTTTTGGCTATGATAGGTGCCTTACTGTTGTGGTCCCCGTTCTTAGCATGTTTAGCAAGCTGCTATTGCTGCTTATGTTGTTCTGCAAgatgttaaacaataaaataatgtaacaaatgatttcattgtaatttaaatctgttctaatatattgttgtttgttcTTTTCTTGCCTTATCACAAATCTTAGTGACTAAAACACAGTACAGagagttaatttaaaaaatgaatcgACAGAGaatataggattttttttttaaaacgtaccacattaggattttctcgtgtcgtgggtgcatttacaaacatacaagttcacatgcacatgacacccagacccgaaacaacaatttgtgaaccacacaaagagttgttccgtgcgggaatcgaacccgctacccgttgcgcggcagccggttgcccagccaccgcaccaaccgtgcagtcaaattattttctatatgtGTTGGAGGTGCTTTTCGTTTGTGAAATTCTGTACACTTGTTCATCACTATGTTTTTGTGATTGTTTTGCtaaattttttcttttatcctCTTTATCagcaatttttttatagtaatagtttatttttcctTAAGGTCCATTCCGTAGGCTTATAGTTGGGTTTAGtagatttattgataaaatatatcaaaattctCGTGttacagttttcgttgccatactcctccgaaacggcttgaccgattttgatgaaattttttgtgcttatccggtatctatgagaatcggccaacatctatttctCATccccatttttaatttttttccgcgaacaaagtcgcgggcagaagctagttgtttataaaaactatttgcTTCCaactatacttatatgtatatgtacctatgtatacagaaataaatcttttattttaaaaaagggaGAACCACCTTCAGTTTTCCtaaccgcctccatttttttaagtcatgtAATATCCCTAAactttctcctaagtctgaaaaatactattctGAAAATATACCGCATGAGAATGGATTCAGCCAACCACGAGATAATGGCGCATGATAATGGTCATCATTCAGTccttaatagataaaataataagtttaatttacaaaattaaacattttcgtataatatagtataggtagataaaataaattggttAACATTGTT
Coding sequences within it:
- the LOC118268576 gene encoding uncharacterized protein LOC118268576; the encoded protein is MEGKRHGLKISNTCYEGNEKSIKVIKDKKQRFKKYSSKNDVDENTTSKTKDKKKKKESKEKRSKKDKDKKRSRKSKEKLSKKTKGRKRSSQSESEEESAKKTKGRKDRSKSESSKKTGSESEKDSPKDPKKRKSLGL